One stretch of Puniceicoccaceae bacterium DNA includes these proteins:
- a CDS encoding universal stress protein, translating to MKRFKRMLVFLHGTPSDLTLIRYVANFAMLCESERILWVMKQPSESSESESATMYPTESKLATSLALSADASASSVILRISETVALQSPSATRLSTVAAHDRSDLILANAGTFPASETETLITGAPCSILWVNPSATPHFRKIMVPVNFSSSCVECVQIGANLAKTRKINHLFLFHSVRIPLSWYRQNSKLAASTELLTESAHHKMRALSAQVDSIGVDCTWRVATANQTCAGIRHFEEQLQPDLMILSHNAQRNRRASPTVMRILNTTHTPTLIFRQSNANQDTGKSTVSALANAA from the coding sequence ATGAAACGCTTCAAACGCATGCTGGTTTTCCTGCATGGAACCCCATCCGACCTGACCCTGATTCGCTACGTTGCCAACTTTGCAATGCTCTGTGAATCCGAGCGCATCCTATGGGTGATGAAGCAGCCCAGTGAGAGTAGCGAGAGTGAATCAGCTACGATGTACCCTACCGAATCTAAACTTGCCACTTCACTGGCTTTGTCGGCAGATGCATCGGCGTCGAGTGTGATTCTCCGTATTTCGGAGACTGTCGCTTTGCAATCCCCATCCGCTACTCGTTTGAGCACAGTGGCAGCACACGACCGGAGCGATCTGATTCTCGCAAATGCGGGAACCTTTCCCGCCTCTGAAACTGAAACACTGATAACGGGTGCACCTTGTTCCATCCTGTGGGTCAATCCGAGTGCGACCCCACACTTTCGAAAAATCATGGTTCCTGTGAATTTCAGCAGCTCATGCGTGGAATGTGTGCAAATCGGCGCCAATCTGGCAAAAACCCGCAAAATCAATCACCTTTTTCTGTTCCACTCCGTGCGGATTCCACTTTCCTGGTATCGCCAGAACTCAAAACTGGCCGCGTCAACCGAATTGCTCACAGAGTCTGCACATCACAAGATGCGTGCCCTGAGCGCACAGGTCGATTCCATCGGAGTTGACTGCACCTGGCGTGTTGCAACTGCCAATCAGACTTGTGCAGGCATTCGGCACTTTGAAGAGCAGCTGCAGCCCGACCTGATGATTCTGAGCCACAATGCACAGCGCAACCGTCGGGCATCGCCAACTGTCATGCGCATCCTCAACACAACACACACCCCAACCCTGATTTTCCGCCAATCCAACGCGAATCAGGATACGGGAAAATCCACCGTTTCTGCCTTGGCGAATGCAGCCTGA